The following are encoded in a window of Lates calcarifer isolate ASB-BC8 linkage group LG20, TLL_Latcal_v3, whole genome shotgun sequence genomic DNA:
- the LOC108893913 gene encoding carotenoid-cleaving dioxygenase, mitochondrial isoform X1 gives MSPVKLESSVDNKPVDNGNVIKCLKTPLSGLETIAPLVHSVEETPEPISTEVQGTIPSWINGNLLRNGPGKFEFGNTHYNHWFDGMAMLHQFKINKGQVTYMSRFLNSDAYKKNSERDRIVMSEFGTLAMPDPCKNFFQRFLSRFEMMEPTDNASVSFVKYKGDYYVSTETNFMHRVNPENLESLEKVDWSKFIAVNGATAHPHYDPDGTTYNMGNSYGSKGALYNIIRVPPEKTDAKDTLQGAKILCSIVPANKSHPSYYHSFAMSENYVVFIEQPIKMDLLKIVTCKLRGKALSEGIYWDPKQETVFHLVDKRTGEVSSVKYHTKAISTFHQINAFEEDRFLMLDMCCSDDGQAIDNYLIQNLRKSGEGLDEVYNTICRAFPRRFVLPLNVTSEMPTGQNLNTRPSSTATSVKISNVKVFCQHEDLHGDDLHQYGGLEFPQINYGRFNTRPYRYFYGCGFRHLVGDSLLKMDLNDKTVKVWYKRGFYPSEPVFVPSPDAVEEDDGVILSVVLTPSQDKGTFLLVLDAKTFEELGRANVPVNMPYGFHGTFNSSA, from the exons ATGTCCCCCGTAAAGCTAGAGAGTTCAG TTGATAACAAGCCTGTTGACAATGGCAATGTCATTAAATGCCTTAAAACACCACTAAGTGGACTGGAGACAATTGCTCCTTTGgtccactctgtggaggagacCCCTGAGCCAATCTCTACTGAGGTGCAAGGCACCATTCCTTCCTGGATCAATGGCAACCTCCTCCGCAACGGCCCAGGGAAGTTTGAGTttggaaacacaca CTACAACCACTGGTTCGATGGGATGGCTATGCTGCACCAGTTCAAGATCAACAAAGGCCAAGTGACATACATGAGCCGGTTTCTGAACAGCGATGCCTACAAGAAGAACAGTGAAAGGGACCGCATCGTGATGTCGGAATTTGGTACCCTCGCCATGCCTGACCCCTGCAAAAACTTCTTTCAGCGCTTCCTTTCTCGCTTTGAGATGATGG agCCCACAGACAATGCAAGTGTGAGCTTTGTGAAATACAAAGGTGACTACTATGtcagcacagagacaaactTCATGCACAGAGTGAACCCAGAGAATCTAGAATCATTAGAAAAG GTGGACTGGAGCAAGTTCATTGCTGTAAATGGAGCCACTGCCCACCCACACTATGACCCTGATGGTACCACATACAATATGGGCAACTCTTATGGAAGCAAAG GGGCCCTGTACAACATCATCAGAGTGCCCCCTGAGAAGACAGATGCCAAAGACACCCTACAAGGAGCCAAAATACTCTGTTCCATTGTACCTGCAAACAAGTCCCATCCCTCCTACTACCACAGCTTCG CCATGTCTGAGAACTATGTGGTGTTCATCGAGCAGCCAATTAAGATGGACCTGCTGAAGATAGTGACATGTAAGCTGAGGGGGAAGGCTTTGAGCGAGGGCATCTACTGGGATCCCAAACAGGAAACTGTCTTCCATCTTGTTGACAAGCGTACAGGCGAG GTCAGCTCAGTGAAGTACCACACCAAAGCCATCTCCACCTTCCATCAGATCAACGCCTTTGAGGAGGACAGATTCTTGATGCTGGACATGTGCTGCTCAGACGACGGCCAGGCCATCGACAACTACCTCATCCAGAACTTACGCAAGTCAGGAGAGGGGCTCGATGAG GTGTACAACACCATATGCAGGGCTTTCCCCCGGCGTTTTGTTTTGCCTCTTAATGTGACCAGCGAAATGCCAACAGGCCAGAACCTGAACACACGACCCTCCAGTACAGCAACGAGTGTCAAAATCAGCAATGTCAAG GTGTTCTGCCAGCATGAGGATCTACATGGAGATGACCTCCATCAGTACGGTGGCCTTGAGTTCCCTCAGATCAACTATGGCAGATTTAACACACGACCATATCGTTACTTCTATGGCTGTGGCTTCAGACACCTGGTGGGAGACTCTCTGCTCAAAATGGACCTGAATGATAAGACGGTCAAG GTCTGGTACAAGAGGGGTTTCTACCCGTCAGAGCCTGTGTTTGTGCCGTCACCTGAtgctgtggaggaggatgatggtGTCATCCTCTCTGTGGTTCTCACCCCCTCACAG GATAAAGGAACATTCCTCCTGGTTTTGGATGCCAAGACATTTGAAGAGCTGGGAAGAGCCAATGTGCCTGTTAACATGCCTTATGGCTTCCATGGTACCTTTAATTCCTCGGCTTAA
- the snx19a gene encoding sorting nexin-19a produces the protein MPSSKSSNHWTLSELLGQRKLLGLGALLAWLVLFHLLVNVWLLCIFTSLLVVLGGWLGSRAVLDANSLLHLEHFLPLGTITPPLYSPEHEWRLNHEIDCAVHKAVRDFVSSWYRTLLPEVEGEFERAVRNSMLESVMELKERARCVDRKALVQRLLELYGCHLQSYMTVRQIQSTQREGVSLWQLYSKVDAPHPAVSSAATELSYSRALVNLVLHVLVPYPQMETRTGGYMVTELITCNVMLPLINRLSDPDWLNQTIVDIFARSREPQEINVDELPAAALYRCQVQQESWTTCRSLSSSEQAGLSSKSTSDLDDPQSHSMICDRDFSQSSMVSMASLEKLESCHPGLLTPCKVNCCSLTSGQYAESSESKKISLDSLIQSDSEDDLTGRFCDCGPPKNFCNISTLKDEETIGCFGPLKNLGPKVIVPEDSQWPAGIAQEKSPSCPPRRLCLNSYNFDTPSNQAAPVHIQNIHISGTVTAKEQRGTSTHPYTLYTIKFETVTEAENDATVQSMSCHTVNRRYSEFLNLQTRLEEKPELKKLIKNVKGPKKMFPDLLFGNADSERVEARKSQLDAFLKQLSSIPETANSEDMQEFLALNTDVCTYFGRKPFVKSRIDKMMENALDTLKTAFPYPEPLSPTEELEGDVDGRTMDYRKYRRLMFPSKISPSLNIPDLHPKVTYCFSEGSAVLNGMSLSGLESFVKEQETLLCEQNGKERAKQSCERPGKDKRTSGKPHGTDTAVADVALNILCLLMKDQWSWLCTENIQKTIRLLFGTFIERWLDVGVAHLTSAPCWVIYLQVLQEAVWPGGTLPAQPRPERSAAEREETKEQCLDCLMQLLPELITDMLGSEKYRVSLETMLASLQDHQINKHLIYCICDLLLEFLIPESCDEAFQRSLLQSLAKDSERDSPHT, from the exons ATGCCTTCCTCAAAGAGCTCCAACCACTGGACTCTATCAGAGTTACTTGGGCAGCGGAAGCTGCTGGGGCTCGGAGCTCTGCTGGCATGGCTCGTCCTCTTCCATCTCCTTGTGAACGTTTGGCTCCTCTGCATCTTCACCAGTCTCCTGGTGGTCCTCGGGGGTTGGCTGGGGTCCCGTGCTGTACTGGATGCAAACAGCCTTCTCCACTTAGAGCATTTTTTGCCTCTAGGTACAATTACTCCTCCGCTGTACTCACCTGAACATGAGTGGAGGTTGAACCATGAGATCGACTGTGCCGTCCACAAAGCAGTGCGTGACTTTGTGTCTTCGTGGTATCGTACTCTGCTGccagaggtggagggggagTTTGAACGTGCGGTGCGTAATTCGATGCTGGAGTCAGTGATGGAGCTGAAGGAGCGTGCACGGTGTGTGGACAGAAAGGCGTTGGTTCAGCGGCTGCTAGAGCTGTACGGCTGTCACCTGCAGAGCTACATGACGGTGAGACAGATACAGTCAACACAGAGGGAGGGCGTTAGCCTCTGGCAGCTCTACAGTAAAGTGGATGCCCCTCACCCAGCTGTGAGCAGTGCAGCCACTGAGCTCAGCTACTCAAGAGCTCTAGTTAACCTCGTCCTACATGTGCTTGTTCCATACCCTCAGATGGAAACCAGGACTGGAGGTTACATGGTTACAGAGCTTATCACCTGCAACGTTATGCTGCCGCTTATCAACAGGCTGTCTGATCCTGACTGGTTGAACCAGACCATTGTAGACATATTCGCCAGGTCCAGAGAGCCTCAGGAAATCAATGTGGATGAGCTGCCAGCAGCTGCTCTATACAGATGTCAAGTCCAGCAGGAGTCCTGGACCACCTGTAGGTCACTGTCCTCTTCTGAACAAGCAGGCCTCTCCAGCAAAAGCACCTCTGACCTCGACGATCCACAGAGCCACAGTATGATCTGCGACAGGGACTTCTCTCAGAGCAGCATGGTTAGCATGGCGTCTCTGGAGAAATTAGAAAGCTGCCACCCAGGTTTGCTCACACCATGCAAAGTGAACTGCTGTTCACTCACATCTGGCCAATACGCCGAGTCATCAGAGTCCAAAAAGATTTCACTGGACTCCCTAATTCAGTCAGACTCAGAAGATGACCTAACGGGAAGGTTTTGTGACTGTGGTCCTCCAAAAAACTTCTGCAACATTAGCACTTTAAAGGACGAGGAGACCATCGGCTGCTTCGGCCCTCTGAAAAATCTCGGGCCGAAGGTGATTGTGCCTGAGGACTCCCAGTGGCCGGCAGGTATAGCCCAAGAGAAATCCCCATCTTGTCCTCCGAGAAGACTTTGTCTAAACTCCTACAACTTTGATACTCCCAGTAACCAAGCTGCACCTGTGCATATCCAGAACATACACATTTCTGGTACTGTCACTGCGAAGGAGCAGCGTGGCACCAGCACACATCCCTATACTCTCTACACTATAAAG TTTGAGACAGTGACTGAGGCAGAAAACGATGCCACTGTACAATCAATGTCCTGTCACACTGTCAACCGGAGATACAGCGAGTTCCTCAACTTGCAGACGCGTTTAGAAGAGAAGCCTGAATTAAAGAAATTAATCAAGA ATGTCAAAGGCCCCAAGAAAATGTTCCCTGACCTTCTATTTGGCAATGCAGACAGTGAGAGGGTCGAAGCCCGCAAAAGCCAATTGGATGCATTCCTTAAA CAATTAAGCAGCATTCCTGAGACAGCCAACAGCGAGGACATGCAGGAGTTCCTGGCTCTCAACACAGATGTTTGCACATATTTTGGAAGAAAACCTTTTGTCAAGTCAAGAATTGATAAG ATGATGGAAAATGCTTTAGACACACTGAAGACTGCCTTCCCTTATCCTGAGCCCCTCAGTCCAACAGAGGAGCTTGAAGGAGACGTTGATGGAAGAACGATGGACTACAGAAAGTACAG GAGGCTTATGTTCCCAAGCAAAATTTCCCCATCTCTCAATATACCTGACCTACATCCTAAAGTGACATACTGCTTTAGTGAGGGCAGTGCT GTCCTCAACGGCATGTCGCTGTCTGGCCTGGAGAGCTTCGTCAAAGAGCAGGAAACACTTTTGTGTGAGCAGAATGGGAAAGAGAGAGCCAAGCAGAGCTGTGAGCGGCCTGGCAAAGACAAGAGGACTTCAGGAAAACCTCATGGGACAG ACACAGCTGTGGCAGATGTTGCTCTGAACATCTTGTGTCTGCTGATGAAGGACCAGTGGAGTTGGCTGTGCACTGAGAATATACAGAAGACCATCAGACTGCTCTTTGGCACCTTCATTGAGAG atGGTTGGATGTAGGAGTTGCCCACCTTACCAGTGCCCCCTGCTGGGTGATTTACCTACAAGTGCTGCAGGAAGCTGTGTGGCCAGGAGGCACGTTACCCGCTCAACCACGACCAGAGCGTAgcgctgcagagagagaagaaactaAGGAGCAGTGCCTGGACTGTCTAATGCAGCTTCTCCCAG AGCTCATAACTGACATGCTGGGCAGTGAGAAATACAGAGTCAGCTTGGAGACCATGCTGGCATCTCTACAGGACCATCAGATAAACAA
- the LOC108893913 gene encoding carotenoid-cleaving dioxygenase, mitochondrial isoform X2 has protein sequence MAMLHQFKINKGQVTYMSRFLNSDAYKKNSERDRIVMSEFGTLAMPDPCKNFFQRFLSRFEMMEPTDNASVSFVKYKGDYYVSTETNFMHRVNPENLESLEKVDWSKFIAVNGATAHPHYDPDGTTYNMGNSYGSKGALYNIIRVPPEKTDAKDTLQGAKILCSIVPANKSHPSYYHSFAMSENYVVFIEQPIKMDLLKIVTCKLRGKALSEGIYWDPKQETVFHLVDKRTGEVSSVKYHTKAISTFHQINAFEEDRFLMLDMCCSDDGQAIDNYLIQNLRKSGEGLDEVYNTICRAFPRRFVLPLNVTSEMPTGQNLNTRPSSTATSVKISNVKVFCQHEDLHGDDLHQYGGLEFPQINYGRFNTRPYRYFYGCGFRHLVGDSLLKMDLNDKTVKVWYKRGFYPSEPVFVPSPDAVEEDDGVILSVVLTPSQDKGTFLLVLDAKTFEELGRANVPVNMPYGFHGTFNSSA, from the exons ATGGCTATGCTGCACCAGTTCAAGATCAACAAAGGCCAAGTGACATACATGAGCCGGTTTCTGAACAGCGATGCCTACAAGAAGAACAGTGAAAGGGACCGCATCGTGATGTCGGAATTTGGTACCCTCGCCATGCCTGACCCCTGCAAAAACTTCTTTCAGCGCTTCCTTTCTCGCTTTGAGATGATGG agCCCACAGACAATGCAAGTGTGAGCTTTGTGAAATACAAAGGTGACTACTATGtcagcacagagacaaactTCATGCACAGAGTGAACCCAGAGAATCTAGAATCATTAGAAAAG GTGGACTGGAGCAAGTTCATTGCTGTAAATGGAGCCACTGCCCACCCACACTATGACCCTGATGGTACCACATACAATATGGGCAACTCTTATGGAAGCAAAG GGGCCCTGTACAACATCATCAGAGTGCCCCCTGAGAAGACAGATGCCAAAGACACCCTACAAGGAGCCAAAATACTCTGTTCCATTGTACCTGCAAACAAGTCCCATCCCTCCTACTACCACAGCTTCG CCATGTCTGAGAACTATGTGGTGTTCATCGAGCAGCCAATTAAGATGGACCTGCTGAAGATAGTGACATGTAAGCTGAGGGGGAAGGCTTTGAGCGAGGGCATCTACTGGGATCCCAAACAGGAAACTGTCTTCCATCTTGTTGACAAGCGTACAGGCGAG GTCAGCTCAGTGAAGTACCACACCAAAGCCATCTCCACCTTCCATCAGATCAACGCCTTTGAGGAGGACAGATTCTTGATGCTGGACATGTGCTGCTCAGACGACGGCCAGGCCATCGACAACTACCTCATCCAGAACTTACGCAAGTCAGGAGAGGGGCTCGATGAG GTGTACAACACCATATGCAGGGCTTTCCCCCGGCGTTTTGTTTTGCCTCTTAATGTGACCAGCGAAATGCCAACAGGCCAGAACCTGAACACACGACCCTCCAGTACAGCAACGAGTGTCAAAATCAGCAATGTCAAG GTGTTCTGCCAGCATGAGGATCTACATGGAGATGACCTCCATCAGTACGGTGGCCTTGAGTTCCCTCAGATCAACTATGGCAGATTTAACACACGACCATATCGTTACTTCTATGGCTGTGGCTTCAGACACCTGGTGGGAGACTCTCTGCTCAAAATGGACCTGAATGATAAGACGGTCAAG GTCTGGTACAAGAGGGGTTTCTACCCGTCAGAGCCTGTGTTTGTGCCGTCACCTGAtgctgtggaggaggatgatggtGTCATCCTCTCTGTGGTTCTCACCCCCTCACAG GATAAAGGAACATTCCTCCTGGTTTTGGATGCCAAGACATTTGAAGAGCTGGGAAGAGCCAATGTGCCTGTTAACATGCCTTATGGCTTCCATGGTACCTTTAATTCCTCGGCTTAA